A portion of the Acidisarcina polymorpha genome contains these proteins:
- a CDS encoding CRTAC1 family protein has product MAGLLLVAATTRSQEKRAGKAQFLNVTKSAGITFVHTKGKPGAPMILAEMAPGVCVGDFDGDGWPDFYIVNGGDLGVRGSRDSNALYHNNGDGTFTDLTTKAGVPGTSYGLGCVWGDYDNDGHPDLYVSQYGEDILYHNNGNGTFTDVTVKAGVGATELGTSFHSGATFFDYDRDGLLDLYVGGYVTFGTDSPQSCIIYGITTSCAPSAYNGSANALYHNNGDGTFTNVTKESGLFTSNGKNLSVGAADYDNDGWPDLFVANDGQSANLYHNERNGSFKDIGLLAGMAVGGQGGIMAGMCISLGDYDNDGWLDLYISDWQGSSDHLWKNDGKGGFDEMSHEAGITRATLDHLSFGGGFLDYDNDGLLDLFIANGHVFPGIERSFPRIHYKQTNTLLHNEGKMGFIDMSSSQGQDWQIPNSGRGAAFADFDNSGNLNILVGNGGAAPSLWRNQGRNGNHFINIKLIGTKSNRDAIGARVRIEVGGVSLIQEVEGGGSYLSQSDLRLHFGLGAAREVQAVQVMWPSGAHQEFNHMTADKFYLIEEGQEEVKLQYFAGHHDGTGFESSISRDTKFKKVP; this is encoded by the coding sequence TTGGCCGGACTGCTGCTGGTGGCTGCGACAACACGATCGCAAGAGAAGAGAGCCGGCAAGGCGCAGTTCCTCAACGTGACGAAATCAGCCGGCATCACGTTTGTCCATACGAAAGGGAAGCCCGGTGCGCCGATGATTCTTGCGGAGATGGCTCCAGGGGTGTGTGTAGGCGACTTCGACGGGGACGGCTGGCCGGATTTTTACATCGTCAACGGCGGAGACCTGGGTGTTCGCGGATCGCGCGATAGCAACGCTCTCTACCATAACAACGGTGATGGGACTTTTACCGACCTGACTACCAAAGCCGGTGTCCCCGGAACCTCATACGGTCTGGGGTGCGTTTGGGGAGACTACGATAATGACGGTCATCCGGACCTTTATGTATCACAGTACGGTGAAGACATTCTTTACCACAATAACGGCAACGGTACCTTCACCGACGTCACGGTCAAAGCGGGAGTGGGAGCAACGGAACTGGGCACCTCGTTTCACTCGGGAGCGACTTTCTTCGACTACGACCGAGACGGCTTACTTGATCTTTACGTGGGTGGATATGTGACCTTCGGCACTGATAGCCCACAGTCGTGCATTATCTATGGAATTACCACCAGCTGTGCACCCAGTGCCTACAATGGGAGCGCGAACGCACTCTATCACAACAATGGCGACGGGACCTTCACCAACGTGACTAAAGAGTCTGGCCTATTTACCAGCAATGGGAAGAATCTTTCGGTTGGCGCAGCCGACTACGACAATGATGGCTGGCCCGATTTGTTTGTAGCCAATGACGGGCAGTCCGCCAACCTCTATCACAACGAACGCAACGGCAGCTTCAAGGACATCGGACTGCTCGCGGGGATGGCGGTCGGCGGCCAGGGCGGGATCATGGCCGGAATGTGTATTTCGCTGGGCGACTACGACAACGATGGGTGGCTCGATCTTTACATCTCCGACTGGCAGGGAAGTTCGGACCACCTCTGGAAAAATGACGGCAAGGGCGGCTTCGACGAAATGAGCCACGAAGCGGGAATCACTCGCGCTACTTTGGACCACCTGAGCTTCGGCGGAGGCTTCCTTGACTATGACAACGACGGCCTTCTCGATTTGTTCATTGCCAATGGTCATGTATTTCCCGGAATTGAGCGCTCCTTCCCAAGAATCCACTATAAGCAGACCAATACTTTGCTTCACAACGAGGGCAAGATGGGCTTCATCGACATGAGCAGTTCTCAGGGACAGGACTGGCAGATACCAAACTCTGGCCGAGGTGCGGCGTTCGCGGACTTCGATAACAGCGGGAACCTCAACATTCTTGTGGGCAACGGAGGCGCCGCGCCTTCCCTCTGGCGTAACCAGGGTCGAAATGGAAATCATTTCATCAACATCAAGCTGATCGGCACCAAGAGCAATCGCGATGCGATCGGCGCACGTGTGCGGATTGAGGTTGGCGGCGTATCGCTCATCCAGGAGGTAGAGGGAGGCGGAAGCTATCTATCTCAAAGCGATCTCCGTCTTCACTTTGGTCTGGGAGCCGCGCGTGAAGTCCAGGCGGTCCAGGTGATGTGGCCGAGTGGCGCGCACCAAGAGTTTAATCACATGACAGCGGACAAGTTCTATTTGATCGAGGAAGGCCAGGAAGAAGTTAAATTACAGTACTTCGCAGGTCACCACGACGGGACTGGATTCGAATCTTCGATTAGTCGTGACACGAAGTTTAAGAAGGTTCCATAG
- a CDS encoding tetratricopeptide repeat protein translates to MRTLLPHHFHFALLFATGAAFVGLVLVPCIAAEQGPPTARKATSNSSDVHLLVGKQFGAQGKWKEAEVELRTFKNEYPDSVEAVVLHGEALVEINQPFDAALELQEFLQQNPDSLRAHELYAVLAAGPLRDVNLAIRELEICVKLAPKDFQAWESLGDAYLDQAKTEQAVHAYGEAVRFRPDDPISSASLAHAYAEGGDVTKAAEEFRRANALTNHPGRPAKSIATVEYLWGKYLAEQGEGAEGVAELTKALEFNPKSADAYYWRARAYEKMNDRDHAIGDALKAIELSPGSKEAALFLITQYRKAGDMQNAQKYADLAQRITDTEQAQQTFGRGLRDTLDKAEPLLRQGEFAEAIPLYESIAQHLPTFYEAYFDLGTCYAQTGRLNDAEIALRKYLSFQPVSADGHAALGLVLAEQIKNEGAIAEFSQAIQIDPTLVEARKALANEYLQQGDPKAAVGVLLAVKNVPDAEVETMLAIALGKTGDYSSALVAVNRALAIDPASAQVQQLKQELLSESTGARQH, encoded by the coding sequence GTGAGAACCCTTTTGCCGCATCATTTCCACTTCGCGCTACTTTTCGCAACTGGGGCCGCGTTCGTGGGTCTGGTTCTTGTTCCCTGCATTGCCGCTGAACAAGGCCCTCCGACCGCGAGAAAGGCGACCTCCAATAGCTCTGACGTCCATCTCTTGGTCGGCAAACAATTTGGCGCTCAAGGGAAATGGAAGGAAGCCGAGGTCGAGTTGCGGACATTCAAGAATGAATATCCGGACTCAGTCGAAGCGGTGGTTCTCCACGGCGAGGCTCTTGTAGAAATCAACCAGCCGTTCGACGCGGCCCTGGAACTTCAAGAGTTTCTGCAGCAAAACCCCGATTCTCTGCGCGCACATGAGCTCTATGCGGTGCTGGCTGCCGGTCCACTCCGCGATGTAAACCTTGCGATTCGCGAACTCGAGATCTGCGTAAAGCTTGCACCAAAAGACTTTCAGGCATGGGAATCGCTCGGGGACGCGTACCTGGATCAAGCGAAAACGGAACAGGCCGTACACGCCTACGGTGAAGCGGTTCGATTCCGACCCGATGATCCGATATCGTCGGCATCTCTGGCCCACGCCTACGCCGAGGGCGGCGACGTGACCAAGGCCGCCGAGGAATTCAGACGGGCCAATGCTCTCACCAACCATCCTGGCCGGCCGGCGAAGAGTATCGCTACCGTCGAGTACCTATGGGGAAAATATCTGGCGGAGCAGGGTGAGGGAGCTGAAGGCGTCGCCGAACTGACGAAGGCCCTAGAGTTTAACCCTAAATCGGCCGATGCTTACTATTGGCGTGCTCGCGCTTACGAGAAGATGAACGACCGCGACCATGCTATTGGTGATGCGCTAAAGGCGATTGAGCTGTCGCCGGGGAGCAAAGAGGCCGCGCTGTTCCTAATCACGCAGTATCGCAAAGCCGGCGATATGCAAAACGCTCAGAAATACGCAGACCTGGCTCAGAGAATCACCGACACCGAGCAGGCTCAACAGACCTTCGGACGAGGTTTACGAGACACGCTGGACAAGGCGGAGCCGTTGCTACGGCAGGGGGAGTTTGCCGAGGCTATTCCGCTGTACGAGTCAATCGCGCAGCACCTGCCGACGTTTTACGAGGCGTACTTCGACCTCGGCACTTGCTACGCACAAACAGGGCGACTGAACGATGCCGAGATTGCGCTTCGGAAATACCTATCGTTCCAGCCTGTTTCTGCCGACGGCCACGCGGCTCTGGGCTTAGTCCTGGCAGAGCAAATTAAGAATGAAGGGGCGATTGCGGAATTTTCTCAGGCGATCCAGATAGATCCGACGCTGGTGGAGGCTCGCAAGGCGCTTGCCAATGAATATTTGCAACAAGGCGATCCCAAGGCAGCGGTCGGAGTGTTGCTTGCCGTCAAGAACGTACCGGACGCCGAAGTCGAAACAATGCTCGCGATTGCGTTAGGGAAGACGGGAGACTACTCCTCCGCGCTGGTGGCAGTAAATCGTGCCTTAGCGATCGACCCTGCAAGCGCGCAGGTTCAGCAGTTGAAGCAAGAGTTGCTAAGCGAGAGTACCGGCGCGCGGCAGCACTAG